Sequence from the Deltaproteobacteria bacterium genome:
GGGGCGCGTGATGATTTGGCGCAAATAGATAAATCCATTGCACGGCGAATTATCGACAAGATAACGGGTTATTTGGCATCCAATCCTGAGGATTTGGGCAAACCCTTAAAAGGCATTTTTCGTGGTCTATACCGTTATGGCTTTGGAGACTGGCGGATTATCTATGCGTTGGATCGGGAAGAGAATTCGATCATGATTCTGCGGGCAGGA
This genomic interval carries:
- a CDS encoding type II toxin-antitoxin system RelE/ParE family toxin; its protein translation is MRWNKGARDDLAQIDKSIARRIIDKITGYLASNPEDLGKPLKGIFRGLYRYGFGDWRIIYALDREENSIMILRAGHRKDVYKK